One region of Vigna angularis cultivar LongXiaoDou No.4 chromosome 10, ASM1680809v1, whole genome shotgun sequence genomic DNA includes:
- the LOC108336115 gene encoding phosphate transporter PHO1 homolog 1, protein MVKFSKQFEGQLIPEWKEAFVDYWQLKKDLKKLHLFNNTPNTSSTSLPKYIFSSLRNYSPFGHQHRQHGPIQVRRKLASSSFNGDMYETELLDQFSDTDATKEFFACLDQQLNKVNKFYRTKEKEFMDRGDSLKKQMEILLVLKSTFKEQQSKAGSSHGSKEDQSISCTFSNEEDSVRSRPQQEELQDTTSTDELERVEAPFSDSPSAEELVKSLQMKREDGKFRTLSGRVINCQGKNLRINIPLTTPSRTFSAISYLLREDLLNQSSRKCGPEGGNIHLNKTNLHHAEKMIKGGFIELYKGLGYLKVYRNLNMLAFIKILKKFDKVTEKQILPIYLKVVESSYFNSSDKVVKLADEVEELFIKNFAEDNRRKAMKYLRPSQRKESHAVTFFIGLFTGCFLALLAGYAIMAHVTGLYRPHQNSVYMETVYPVLSMFSLVFLHFFLYGCNILAWRKTRINYSFIFELAPTKELKYRDIFLICTMAMSTVVGVTFLHLTLLTKGYSYAKVQDIPGLLLLGFLLILVCPFNIIYRSSRYRFLCVIRNIILSPLYKVVMLDFFMADQLCSQVPMLRSLEYVACYYITGSYKTQDYGYCMRTKHYRDLAYAVSFLPYYWRAMQCTRRWVDEGQTSHLVNLGKYVSAMLAAGAKVAYEKDGSVVWLCVLVIMSSAATMYQLYWDFVKDWGLLQMNSKNPWLRNELMLHRKAIYYFSMGLNLVLRLAWLQTVLHSSFENVDYRVTCLFLASLEVIRRGLWNFFRLENEHLNNAGKFRAVKIVPLPFHEVDEED, encoded by the exons ATGGTGAAGTTCTCAAAGCAGTTCGAGGGGCAACTCATTCCAGAATGGAAAGAGGCCTTTGTGGATTATTGGCAACTCAAGAAGGACCTCAAAAAACTCCATCTTTTTAATAACACACCCAACACTAGTAGTACTTCTCTACCTaagtacatattttcatcactAAGGAACTACTCTCCATTTGGCCACCAACATAGACAGCATGGACCGATACAA GTCCGTAGGAAACTTGCCTCATCATCTTTTAATGGGGACATGTATGAGACAGAACTGCTAGATCAGTTTTCTGACACTGATGCCACCAAAGAATTTTTTGCATGTCTGGACCAGCAACTAAACAAGGTCAACAAGTTCTACAGAACCAAGGAGAAAGAGTTCATGGATAGAGGAGATTCCTTGAAAAAACAAATGGAAATCCTCCTTGTGCTCAAATCCACATTCAAGGAGCAGCAGAGCAAAGCAGGCTCTTCCCATGGCTCCAAGGAAGATCAATCTATCTCATGCACATTCTCTAATG AGGAGGACTCTGTTAGGAGCAGACCACAGCAAGAAGAACTACAGGACACAACAAGCACAGATGAATTGGAGAGAGTTGAAGCTCCATTTTCTGATTCCCCTAGTGCAGAAGAACTTGTCAAGTCTTTGCAAATGAAAAGAGAAGATGGTAAATTCAGAACTCTTTCTGGCCGTGTCATCAACTGCCAAGGGAAAAATCTGAGGATAAACATTCCCTTGACCACACCATCCAGAACCTTTTCAGCCATAAGCTACCTTCTCAGGGAAGATTTGCTTAATCAGTCTTCAAGGAAATGTGGTCCAGAAGGTGGAAACATCCACCTGAACAAAACTAATTTGCACCATGCTGAAAAGATGATCAAAGGAGGTTTCATTGAGCTCTACAAAGGCCTAGGATATCTCAAAGTTTAcag GAACTTGAACATGCTTGCATTTATAAAGATTCTGAAGAAGTTTGATAAG GTCACAGAAAAACAAATTCTTCCCATTTATCTCAAAGTGGTTGAGAGTTCTTATTTCAATAGCTCAGATAAG GTGGTGAAGTTAGCagacgaagttgaggaactGTTCATTAAAAATTTTGCTGAAGATAACCGAAGAAAGGCCATGAAATACCTTAGACCAAGCCAACGTAAAGAATCACATGCTGTAACTTTTTTCATTG GACTATTTACTGGATGCTTCTTGGCACTTCTTGCGGGATATGCTATAATGGCTCATGTGACTGGTTTGTATAGACCACATCAAAATTCTGTCTACATGGAAACTGTCTACCCTGTGCTTAG CATGTTCAGCCTTGTGTTCCTACATTTCTTTCTTTATGGTTGCAACATTCTTGCATGGAGAAAAACTCGTATAAACTACAGCTTCATTTTTGAGCTGGCCCCTACCAAGGAACTCAAGTATAGAGATATATTCTTAATTTGCACGATGGCAATGAGTACTGTGGTTGGTGTTACGTTTCTTCATTTGACTCTACTGACAAAAGGGTATTCATATGCCAAAGTACAAGACATTCCCGGACTTCTTCTTCTG GGCTTCTTATTAATACTAGTGTGCCCCTTCAACATTATATACCGGTCAAGCCGTTACCGCTTCCTTTGTGTGATAAGAAACATAATTTTGTCACCCCTTTACAAG GTTGTCATGCTGGATTTTTTCATGGCTGATCAACTTTGTAGTCAG GTACCAATGCTCAGGAGCCTTGAGTACGTGGCATGTTACTATATAACCGGTAGCTATAAAACTCAGGACTATGGATACTGCATGAGGACAAAGCACTATAGAGATCTAGCTTATGCAGTGTCATTTCTCCCCTACTATTGGAGAGCTATGCAg TGTACTAGGAGATGGGTTGATGAAGGGCAGACAAGCCACCTTGTGAATCTGGGAAAATATGTATCAGCAATGTTAGCAGCTGGTGCCAAAGTGGCTTATGAGAAAGATGGGAGTGTAGTATGGCTCTGTGTTCTGGTGATAATGTCAAGTGCAGCAACTATGTACCAATTGTACTGGGACTTTGTAAAAGACTGGGGTTTGCTTCAAATGAATTCCAAGAATCCATGGTTAAGGAATGAATTAATGCTTCACAGAAAAGCCATTTACTACTTCTCAATG GGGTTAAATCTTGTTCTGAGGCTTGCTTGGTTGCAAACTGTTCTTCATTCaagttttgaaaatgttgattaTCGAGTTACATGCTTATTTTTAGCATCTCTTGAAGTAATTAGACGAGGGCTATGGAATTTCTTCAG ATTGGAGAATGAGCATCTAAATAATGCTGGCAAGTTTAGAGCAGTGAAGATAGTACCACTTCCTTTTCATGAAGTTGATGAAGAAGACTAA